The following nucleotide sequence is from Salinispirillum sp. LH 10-3-1.
GCCCCAGTAAGTAGACCCGTTGTTGCAGGTGAAAGAAGCGGATGCACCACCACCCGTTGAAGGCGCTTTAAAGTTTTGGATGAACTGCGCGTAACGGTTGCGGCCGGTATTGTTGGCGGTCACATTGGACAGGCGCAATACGGTTAAGCCGTTGTAGCTCGTCCATGTAAAGGCGTTTTCAATGTTGTCCCAACCTGTATCGGTCTGAACTCCACCCGCTAAGGCATTTTCACCTTTCAAGTCGACGCCCAATGCACCGGCGGCATCACCCACCCAAAATACCAAGTCTTGCGCCCGCGAATAAGCCAAGGAGCCGCCATCATAGTCCTGATTGTTCATTTCCAAGGCAGTGAAATGCAGTACGACGTTACGGCTCGGATCACTCCCGGTTTGCGTGGTGCTGATCATGCTGTTATAGCCGTGCCCAGTTGCGGGGATATTGATATTGATGTCGGTTGGAATCAGACCGGCGGTGATTTCTGGCACTCGGCGCATGCTGTCGCTTGGGTTGCCAATCTGCCAGTGAATACCAGGGATTTTCATACCCAACTCGATGTCGGACAACGGGCCATTGAATCCTTGCAGTGCAGCGTCGATCATGCGCGTACCGTGCTGAGTCAATGATTCGTGGTACCAGCGAATGAAATCGCGGCCGTACTGGGTGTACAGGTGGTCCTGATTATCAAAGAAGAAGCTGGCATTCGACGGTGGGTTGATTTGTCCCCAGCTGGTCAGACTAGTGCCCCAAGCATTGTTTAGTGTGGTCAGGTTGCCGTATCGGCCTTGTGCCCAGTTACGGAAGTCGGCGACCGCCAAATTGCCGTACGCCTGCAAAGTACCGCGATTCGGGTAGTGCGCCAGGGGCGAAGCACCGTCGTGCTGATTGTAGGACGGATAACGCAATTCACCGGCTGGGCCCATGCTGATGTTCAGCTCAATGATATGGTCGGCCAAGTGGGCGTAGCGGTCTTCGAACGCCGCCATGAACTCAACGTACTGGTCGAGCACGAAGTCGTCGGCCCACAGCGATACGGTTTCGTAGGAGTAGTTGCCCAGTTCACTACGGTAGCGCAGGTCGTTTTCACTGATGCCCGGATTTTGGTTGGCCGCATGGCTCCAGAACCAACCAGGAATGGGGATATTGCAGTCGTCACCGACGTTACCACCGCACTGGTGAAACGACATAATGGGCACAATTTTTAGCCCGGCATTGATGATGGTACTGAAGATCTGGTCGTAATAAGACCAGTCAAACTGGTTGTCGCCTGCTGCTTCAACCTTTCCCCACCAAACATCAACCGAGATGCCGTCGAGGCCATAGCTGGCCGCTTCACCGAGCTGCCACTGAAAGTCGTTCCACTGGCTTTGGCTGGTCAGTTCCAGCGGTGCCATGGCGTTGGTGGTTTGCGCCAGGTCGGCCCAACTGGCCGAAGCAAAGACCACGGCGGTCGCCGCGACCAAACTTTTGAACTTGAGCATGATGTGCACCTTAGAGTGTTATTGTTTTTATCACTACACAGGTAAGAGTACGAATACGATCCTGCCGCACAAGGTTGAGGGGGGCGTATTTTGGGGGAGGAAATTCTACTCCCTTTGTTGAGATGAGCTGTGTTGCATCAATTAAAAACACCGCCAGAGCGCGCGCTGCAGCTCTCAATCACCAAACCCAGTGCCGCAGGCGCAGCACCAGACGCTCGGCGTCTGATAAGGTGGCGCGTTCCGCCAGAACTTCGGCCAACACTTCCGGGCGGTCGGTGATGATGCCGTCCACCCCCATATCGAGAAAGCGAGACATCGAGCGGGCGTCGTTCAGCGTCCAGACATGCAACGCCTGCCCGTCTCGTCGCATCTCACGCAAGCGCGATGGCGTTACCGTGGCGTCGCGCAGGGCCAGAATGTCGAACGGCTGTCCGGCTTGCACGCCAATGGCACTGTGAACCAGCAAGCTGGTGCGCAGGCCCGGCTCTAAGCGCTTTGCTTCATGCAGTATGCTGGGGCTCAAAGCGGCCAAAATGGTTCGATCAACGTAATCCAAGGCTTGCAGCTCTGCCACCACATCGCGTGTTAAATTGGGCATTTGCGGGGCGGGCTTTATTTCTAAATAGAGTTGGGCTCGATCGCCGATTAACTCAATGGCTGCGGCCAGGGTTGGAACGGGTTCACCACGAAATTCTGGTGCAAACCAGCTCCCGGCATCCATCGCCGCCAACTCGGCGTAAGGCACTTCCCAGATGGCCCGACGGTCACCGGCAACGCGCAATAAGTCGCGGTCGTGCAGCAACACCAGCACACCATCTGCGGTGGCCCGCACGTCCAGCTCAATGTAGTCCGCGCCATCTGCAATGGCGCGCTCGATGGCCGCCAAACTGTTTTCCGGGGCCAACCATGAGCTGCCGCGATGCGCAATGTTCAGCGCGGTGTCCTGCGGTTTGAAGGCCTGCACCGCATAGGCCAACTGCCCTAACGCCAGC
It contains:
- a CDS encoding family 14 glycosylhydrolase, whose amino-acid sequence is MLKFKSLVAATAVVFASASWADLAQTTNAMAPLELTSQSQWNDFQWQLGEAASYGLDGISVDVWWGKVEAAGDNQFDWSYYDQIFSTIINAGLKIVPIMSFHQCGGNVGDDCNIPIPGWFWSHAANQNPGISENDLRYRSELGNYSYETVSLWADDFVLDQYVEFMAAFEDRYAHLADHIIELNISMGPAGELRYPSYNQHDGASPLAHYPNRGTLQAYGNLAVADFRNWAQGRYGNLTTLNNAWGTSLTSWGQINPPSNASFFFDNQDHLYTQYGRDFIRWYHESLTQHGTRMIDAALQGFNGPLSDIELGMKIPGIHWQIGNPSDSMRRVPEITAGLIPTDININIPATGHGYNSMISTTQTGSDPSRNVVLHFTALEMNNQDYDGGSLAYSRAQDLVFWVGDAAGALGVDLKGENALAGGVQTDTGWDNIENAFTWTSYNGLTVLRLSNVTANNTGRNRYAQFIQNFKAPSTGGGASASFTCNNGSTYWGQSVYVVGNITEVGSWSPANGVQMGAANYPTWQVTVNGLPENTQIEWKCVKREEANPTAGIQWQGGANNVVTTGGSGSMVTSTGGF